From a single Nicotiana tabacum cultivar K326 chromosome 8, ASM71507v2, whole genome shotgun sequence genomic region:
- the LOC107778013 gene encoding uncharacterized protein LOC107778013, with translation MATIKEYSTEIEAQVFDNMLHRCCCSKVFATERSDIEVLTDTMKSALKNTKSEEVQVFDEGSQGNGNTHQSHSKTLKTKVTTEVLVNQIVPAEMKKKCRLGDPESFDYLNQSYRYESVSVTGAHGSLGVQRRIGKGHWN, from the exons ATGGCTACAATCAAGGAATATTCTACTGAAATTGAAGCCCAGGTGTTCGATAATATGCTACATAGATGTTGTTGTTCTAAGGTCTTTGCTACCGAGCGATCAGATATTGAAGTCCTTACTGATACAATGAAATCTGCTTTAAAGAATACAAAATCAGAGGAGGTCCAGGTGTTTGATGAAGGCTCTCAGGGAAATGGCAACACGCACCAGTCTCACTCTAAGACCTTGAAAACCAAGGTTACTACTGAGGTTCTAGTTAATCAGATCG TACCCGCGGAGATGAAGAAAAAGTGTAGGTTGGGGGATCCTGAATCATTTGACTACCTCAATCAGTCTTATCGCTATGAATCAGTAAGTGTTACTGGTGCTCATGGCTCCCTTGGTGTACAAAGAAG AATTGGCAAAGGGCACTGGAATTGA